The Lolium perenne isolate Kyuss_39 chromosome 6, Kyuss_2.0, whole genome shotgun sequence genome segment GAAGATATTTTAGTAGAAAAGAGCATTAGCGATATTGAAACTAGGTAAATGGCCCATGTCTGGAAGTTAAAATCAGGACACGTTTAAATTGAGATTAAAGTTATATGAAAAAAAGTTCATACATATCTAAGGCGCCTCTATATTTTCCTTTATTTCGCAAGAACTGGAGCTAACATGGAAGATGGGATTTGGGATGGAAATGTGAACTTTAGTATGGAGAGTTCCCCATACAGCCAGAAGCCGACTTTAATAGAAGGTTGGCTCTCCATCTTTCTTTAGCAAACTTGGTCAGTACTAATGACATCTAGTACTCTTGAAGGGAATTTAAGTTTGGTTCACAATTACCAGATGAATCAATCGGAACAAGCTGTTTCGTTGACAGTTCCGTTAACTGTGCATCTAGTTGCTGCTCCGACGCTATTTCGAACGCTTCTCTGTCAAGAACTTTTTCCAATTTCCAGTTGGCCGAAGATGGTGGAGCTGTGGATGTTACGTCGCATGCCAGGTAAGTTTCAAAGGCGAAGAGAAGATTCGGTCGGATATTTCAATACTGGTTTTGCACTACAATTGTTTGAGCTGTCTTCTTCGGTGACGACAGGGAATTTCCTGGTGGGCTAATCAAAGAGTCAATGAGGAAATATTGTGAGGACAAAAAGACACTGATGTTCCAACCTGAGGTCGGAATGGAGTTTTCTTCTACGGAGGAAGCATTCTAGTTCTACAACATGTACTCATGGGTTTCAGGCTTCAGCATCAGATTAGGTGATAAACTACACAACAAAGAGCAAGCAGAGGACAATGCAGGAATACCTTTGCCAGCGACAGGTACATGTAAAGCCGACATATCTGTCGTATACCAATgatttgaagtacatagggaacaAAATTGTAATAGCCGAGAAACATATCCTAAATATCCAAAATTGTTCAGACCTAATGCATTACATGAAATTTACACCAAAAATTAATTAAATCAACATGATATATGGTACACTCCTTCTGTACATAAGGATTCAGATGGAAGAAAGCGATTGTATTTCTTTTGGCTGTTCGGAATTTAGCGACAATAGATCTGATGCATACTTAAATAAAATGCTTATGGCATATTACAA includes the following:
- the LOC127308960 gene encoding uncharacterized protein → MTGGRQSGGRHHVHLMRSLGSMDPGEGMNNYCHNSIQSVGIDVSFTDLLNMVAKDAEMSKYPVDGSSQLNEEMLLGGGEDILVEKSISDIETRTGANMEDGIWDGNVNFSMESSPYSQKPTLIEDESIGTSCFVDSSVNCASSCCSDAISNASLSRTFSNFQLAEDGGAVDVTSHAREFPGGLIKESMRKYCEDKKTLMFQPEVGMEFSSTEEAF